The Cystobacter ferrugineus genome includes the window CTTCAACGCCACGACCCCGGCCCGCTCCAACCATGCCGAACCCATGAGCCCACCCGGAGCCTCGCGCTCGGCCAGAAGCCGCACCTTGTCCTCCTGGCATTGCCGCGCTTCGGCACGTGCTTCGTCCCTCTCTTTCTTGAGCACATCCGGCGGGCGCGGCTGGCGATACACCTCCACCCGCCGCGTTCCCCTTGCCGCATGGCCCACGAGCCAGAAGCTCGCACTCGTCGGGAGGGTGCCATCCGCGAAACGCACCGTCACCCGGACTCGTTCCCCCGGCAGATAGTCCCCCTTGGGAATGACGGTGATGCTCAGGCCCTCCTTGCCTTGCGACCAATCGACAAGGCGACCCTCCGGCTGAAACTCGACCGCCCCCACGGCGACACGCGAATCGAAGAAGAACGTCGTCGGCTCGTCCGCGCTCACGCACACGTCCGTCGCTCCTTCGGGAGACTCCACCGACAAGTTAAACCGGGCGGTCACAGCGCAGTGGGAGACAGGGGATGGCTCTTCGGCTTTCGCGACACCCGCGAGGAGGGCAACCACCAGGACGGCACCGGGATACGAATGCAGCACGGAATCTCAACCTCCAAAAGAGCGGCGGTAATCAGGGCTGCCCGGCGGGCGGAAAGAGACTAACGCGCGTGGCTATCTTGGCGTTTCCGGGCTTGCTTCCGGGGGCAAGGCAGGTGCCCAACCCGCGGGGGCAATTATATTCCTTGCCTTGTTCGTCCATGAAGGGCGTAACGGTTTCCAGGTAAGTCACCAGACACACGGGAACGGTTCCCTTGCCTGGAATCTGCGCGCGGTTGAACGTGCCGAAGAGGCGACTTTCTCCAAGCTGCCACGTTCCAAGAAGCAGGGTGCCATCAGGCAAAGACCCTGTGGAGCCGAAAACACCGACTTGAAGGGTCGCGGGACCATCGGTCACCCG containing:
- a CDS encoding DUF2381 family protein, translating into MVALLAGVAKAEEPSPVSHCAVTARFNLSVESPEGATDVCVSADEPTTFFFDSRVAVGAVEFQPEGRLVDWSQGKEGLSITVIPKGDYLPGERVRVTVRFADGTLPTSASFWLVGHAARGTRRVEVYRQPRPPDVLKKERDEARAEARQCQEDKVRLLAEREAPGGLMGSAWLERAGVVALKKLKMLLKERQDNSLRLDKASSYSYTRTGGTRPESVAVRLRLKNPGTESWTLAGAALMDSKGAEVELARWQPEPIPANGAGDVVVGIEGKAAHLGCPCTLKLWESAGPRTVTLGNVTFPPVEQGSEHE